The genomic DNA aagaaaaacacccttcccccccccttgtcatGCATGTCTCCTTCACTCCTCCACttgctcctgccccccccccccgtcctccacTTGCCCCCATTTCCCTCACTCCTCTTCATGCCACCCCCCAGGGGTTCTTCCGGCGCACCCTGCGGATGAGGCTGCAGTACGAACGCTGTGACCGGAACTGTAAGATCCAGAAGAAAAATCGAAATAAGTGTCAGTATTGTCGCTTTAACAAGTGCCTGAGCCTCGGCATGTCCCACAATGGTGAGGAGAAGGTCGTACTACGAGAGGGGGATGGGGAATAGCACATGGGGAGAGGGTGAGTACAACCGTGGTGAGAGAAAGGAAAGAAGTACGACAGAGGTGAGCAGGGGTGTACCATAGGAGGGTAGAGCGAGCCAAGGTGGAGAGAGGGGCTGGGAGGTGTTaccagggggggagagcatggaACAATACAGGgcatagaggggggagcacaaTGTACCCGATGGAGAAGACCAGGGGAGGTATAGTATCATAATGGTCAGGGTTTGGATGGGGGAATCTCACAGTGGAGAGGTAACACATATTGGTGGTGTGTGACCCTTGGCTCCCCTCATCGTGGCAGCAATCAGGTTCGGCCGGATGCCAGAGGCGGAGAAGAAGCGGCTGGTACGGGCGCCAGCAGGCGGAGAGGTGGCCACCGACTCCCTCATGTCTGACTCAGTGGTTCTGTCCCTGCGGATCCACTCCACCTACCTGAGCACATTCACCATGACCAAGACAAGAGCGCGAGACATTCTGACCGGCAGGAGCAGCGTCTCGGTGAGACAGAGCGCGAGACTCAATGAGTGAAACTTctccccaatgagtgagactgctccccaatgtgtgagactgc from Ascaphus truei isolate aAscTru1 unplaced genomic scaffold, aAscTru1.hap1 HAP1_SCAFFOLD_3208, whole genome shotgun sequence includes the following:
- the LOC142483328 gene encoding peroxisome proliferator-activated receptor delta-like encodes the protein MKDGLPPCSPLSDEQLSGAQEPQGAAQGVECKICGDRASGFHYGVHACEGCKGFFRRTLRMRLQYERCDRNCKIQKKNRNKCQYCRFNKCLSLGMSHNAIRFGRMPEAEKKRLVRAPAGGEVATDSLMSDSVVLSLRIHSTYLSTFTMTKTRARDILTGRSSVSVRQSARLNE